The genomic DNA AATAAGTCAACAACACCCTCCCCCCAAAGAGAGAAGATGCTGCAGAACAAATCCGAAACAACAACAAGGTTGTTTCTAAGATGCTCGCGTCCACTATGTAGTTCTCAACAGACGGCCAGAACCCCCACCCCACACCACCAACCGGTGATGCTTCATGAAGGCCTGAAGAAACCCGCCAACCCCGAAAGGTCGCGCCCGGTCCCTCAGGACCCAACAGCGTGCACGCACCGACCCCGCCCGCCCCGACCGTTCCAACCAACCCCGAAGGGCCGGCGTACTGAATCAACACGCTTGCGATCGATGCCTATGTCAATGTTCCACCCATGAGCACCCAGCAGGAACATTCGCCCTGCAATGGGCCTCCTGGAACCAGCAAGCTGGTCCAGTGCTCCTTAGAAAGGAGGTGATCCAGCCGCACCTTCCGGTACGGCTACCTTGTTACGACTTAGTCCTAATCACCGATCCCACCTTCGACGGCTCCCTCCACAAGGGTTGGGCCACCGGCTTCGGGTGTTACCGACTTTCATGACTTGACGGGCGGTGTGTACAAGGCCCGGGAACGTATTCACCGCAGCGTTGCTGATCTGCGATTACTAGCGACTCCGACTTCATGAGGTCGAGTTGCAGACCTCAATCCGAACTGAGACCGGCTTTTTGGGATTCGCTCCGCCTTACGACATCGCAGCCCTTTGTACCGGCCATTGTAGCATGCGTGAAGCCCAAGACATAAGGGGCATGATGATTTGACGTCATCCCCACCTTCCTCCGAGTTGACCCCGGCAGTCTCACATGAGTCCCCACCATTACGTGCTGGCAACATGCGACGAGGGTTGCGCTCGTTGCGGGACTTAACCCAACATCTCACGACACGAGCTGACGACAACCATGCACCACCTGTAACCGAGTGTCCAAAGAGTTCACCATTTCTGGCGCGTTCTCGGTCATGTCAAGCCTTGGTAAGGTTCTTCGCGTTGCATCGAATTAATCCGCATGCTCCGCCGCTTGTGCGGGCCCCCGTCAATTCCTTTGAGTTTTAGCCTTGCGGCCGTACTCCCCAGGCGGGGCGCTTAATGCGTTAGCTACGACACGGAAACCGTGGAAAGGTCCCCACATCTAGCGCCCAACGTTTACGGCGTGGACTACCAGGGTATCTAATCCTGTTCGCTCCCCACGCTTTCGCTCCTCAGCGTCAGTAAGTGCCCAGAGACCTGCCTTCGCCATCGGTGTTCCTCCTGATATCTGCGCATTCCACCGCTACACCAGGAATTCCAGTCTCCCCTACACCACTCAAGTCTGCCCGTACCCACTGCAGGCTAGAGGTTGAGCCTCTAGATTTCACAGCAGACGCGACAAACCGCCTACGAGCTCTTTACGCCCAATAATTCCGGACAACGCTCGGACCCTACGTATTACCGCGGCTGCTGGCACGTAGTTAGCCGGTCCTTTTTCTGCAAGTACCGTCAAGGCACAAGGCCCCTTCTTCCTTACTAAAAGAGGTTTACAACCCGAAGGCCGTCATCCCTCACGCGGCGTTGCTGCATCAGGCTTGCGCCCATTGTGCAATATTCCCCACTGCTGCCTCCCGTAGGAGTCTGGGCCGTGTCTCAGTCCCAGTGTGGCCGGTCACCCTCTCAGGCCGGCTACCCGTCGACGCCTTGGTGAGCCATTACCTCACCAACAAGCTGATAGGCCGCGAGTCCATCCCAGACCGAAAAAACTTTCCACCCCGAACCATGCGATCCAGGGTCATATCCGGTATTAGCTCCGATTTCTCGGGGTTATCCCAGAGTCCAGGGCAGGTTACTCACGTGTTACTCACCCGTTCGCCACTAATCCACCCCACAAGTGAGGCTTCATCGTTCGACTTGCATGTGTTAAGCACGCCGCCAGCGTTCGTCCTGAGCCAGGATCAAACTCTCCAAAAAAAATTCAATCACTGACAGAGAAACAACTGACTCTCGCCAAATTGTCCATCAATCAAAGGAATCCCACCCACCCCAAAAAGAGGCAGGCCAGGGTTCAAAAAATTGGCATTGAACATAGTGCACGCTGTTGAGTTCTCAAGAAACGGACGCACCGGGGTTTCAGCCTCTCGGCCTGCCCCCAGGGCAACCTGTCAACCATACCACCCGCTGCCGAGCAACTGGAACCGAAGTCCCGTTCCTCGCGGCTGTTTCACAGCCTCCCGAGACTGGTCGGAACCAGCCGGCTTCAGAACCGGATTCGGGATCGGAGTGGAGGTTCAATCTTAGGCTTGAAATCACCGAGTCGCAATGCTGCGCCTTCGAGGTTATTTGGCTAAGATCTTCGCTCGCTTGCTTGCCAGGAGCTTTTCGCTCTCTCGCTCGCCGCGGCGACATGGAATAAGTTACGCGGCGGTGCGGCATCCGGCCAAATCGGGCGTGCATCCCGGGCGTGTCGCATCCGCCGGGCACGCTCCGATCAGCCCGAGATCCCCGGAAACACGCGGGAGGCGGGGCATCCGATCGGATACTCCGCCTCCCGCGCTCGTCGAGTCGGCCGCCTGTCAGTCGACCTCGTCGGGGTGCGCGCTCACGCGACCCTCCCGCTCGAGCCCGGTGATGGCCGCCATCTCGGCCTCGTCGAGCGCGAAGTCGAAGACGTCGAAGTTCTCGGCCATCCGCGCGCGGCGGTTCGACTTCGGGAACAGGATGTGCCCGCGCTGCAGGTGCCACCGGATCACGACCTGCGCCGGCGTCTTGCCGTGCGCGGCAGCGGCCGCGGTGATCTCGGGCAGTTCGAGCAGCGGGTACTTGCCCTGGCCCAGCGGACCCCACGCCTCGATCGCGATGCCGTGCTCCGCAGCGAACGCGGCCGTGCCGGGCTGCTGGTGGTACGGGTGCAGCTCGATCTGGTCGACCGCCGGCACGACCTCGGTCTCGGCGAGCAGGCGCTCGAGATGGTGCGGCAGGAAGTTCGAGACGCCGATCGAACGCACGCGACCGGTCTCGCGCAGACGCTCGAAGCCCTTCCACGTCTCGACATAGCGGTCGCGCGCCGGACTCGGCCAGTGGATCAGGTAGAGGTCGACGTACTCGAGCCCCAGCCGCTCGAGGCTGCGCTCGAACGCGTCGGACACCGAGTCGAATCCGCCCTGGTCGTCGTTCCAGAGTTTCGTGGTGACGTACAGGTCCTCGCGGGGAACGCCCGATTCGGCGATCGCCCGGCCCACCCCCTCCTCGTTGCCGTAGATGCGGGCGGTGTCGAGATGGCGGTAGCCGACCTCGAGCGCGTCGGTCACGATGCGCCGGGTCTCGTCGGGGTCGACCTTGAACACCCCGAACCCGAGCTGCGGGATGGAGTGGCCGTCGTTGAGCTGCACGCGGGGAACGGTGGAATCGGTCATCCGCCCATCCCATCACGCGGGTCGCGGCATCCGACAGCCCGTTCGCAGTCCGCGATCACGCGACCGCGGCCGCCGTACGATGGAACGCTATGCCCGCCGCGATCCCCGTGATCTCCTACCCTCCCGAGCTGCCCGTCTCCGCGCAGCGGGAGGAGATCGCGCGCGCCGTCCGCGAGCACCAGGTGGTCATCGTCGCCGGTGCCACCGGGTCGGGCAAGACGACGCAGCTGCCGAAGATCTGCCTCGAGCTCGGGCGCACCTCGATCGCGCACACCCAGCCGCGCCGCATCGCGGCGCGCACCATCGCCGAGCGGGTCGCCGAGGAGCTCGGCAGCGAGGTCGGCGACCTCGT from Agromyces larvae includes the following:
- a CDS encoding aldo/keto reductase; translation: MTDSTVPRVQLNDGHSIPQLGFGVFKVDPDETRRIVTDALEVGYRHLDTARIYGNEEGVGRAIAESGVPREDLYVTTKLWNDDQGGFDSVSDAFERSLERLGLEYVDLYLIHWPSPARDRYVETWKGFERLRETGRVRSIGVSNFLPHHLERLLAETEVVPAVDQIELHPYHQQPGTAAFAAEHGIAIEAWGPLGQGKYPLLELPEITAAAAAHGKTPAQVVIRWHLQRGHILFPKSNRRARMAENFDVFDFALDEAEMAAITGLEREGRVSAHPDEVD